The genomic segment CGGCAGCAGCAGGAACTGCATCAGGGCGATCAGGCTCTCCTCCTTGCGGATCAGCAGGGCCATCCCGTTGGAGAAGGCGCCGAAGGCCGATCCGAGCAGGGCCGAGATCACGACCAGGATGATCAGCCCGCCGATCCCGCCAGGATAGGTCGCGCCCATGATCGCCGCCAGAACCAGCACGATCGCTGCCTGGATCGCGACGCTGAGCGCTCCCTGGAGCAGACGGCCGAGGATGATCGAGGAGCGGGCGGCGGGGGAGACCAGGAAACGGTCGATGATGCCGCGATCCAGTTCCTGGATCATCGCCATCCCGTTCCAGCCGGCCGAAAAGAAGGCGGTCATCACGATCACCCCGGGGGTGATGAACTCGAGGAAGCTGACCCCGGGAGGCCAGCCGGGGGTGTTCTCCATGGTGGTGAACAGCCCGCCGAACAGCACCAGCCAGATGATCGGCTGGATCAAGGTGACGATGATCCACATCGGCTGCCTTAGCAGCGCCCGGATGTGACGGTCGGCCATGTACCAGGTGTCCGCGAGTGCCTTCATGCCGCCGCCCCCTTTCTGTCCTTGCCGGCTTTGCGTGTTTCCTCGGCCAGCTTCTCCGCTTCCTCCATGGTCCGGCCGGTGAACTTGAGGTAGACGTCATCGAGCGAGGGGCGCGACACGGTGACCGAGTCGGCACTGATCCCGGCCGCGTCCAGCCGCTGCAGGATCGCCGGGACCGAACGGGCGCCGTCGGCCGCCCGGGTGAACAGGATCCCTTCGCGGATCTCGATCACGCCGAGACCGTCCAGTCCGGCCAGGGCGGTCTCGGCGGCACCGTTCACAACCTCGTGGCCGACCTCGATCTGGATCGCGTCACCTTCGAGGTCATGTTTCAGCTCGTCCGGGGTGCCCTCGGCCACGATCCGGCCGCGATCGACAATCGCCAGCCGGTCGGCGAGATGGTCTGCCTCCTCCAGGTAGTGGGTGGTCAGCAGGATCGTGGTGCCCTCGGACCGGGTCAGTCCGGAAATCTCGTCCCACATCCCGACCCGCACCTCGGGGTCGAGTCCGGTGGTCGGCTCGTCCAGAAACAGCACCGCGGGCTTGTGGATCAGGGCGATCGCCACGGTCAGCCGCCGTTCCATGCCACCGGAGTAGCCGCGCACGATCCGGTCGCCGGAATCGGTGAGTTTGAAGGTTTCCAGCAGCTGGTCGATCCGGCTCTCCAGCTCCCGGCCGCGCATCCCGTAAAGCCGGCCCTGAAGCCGCAGGTTCTCCCGTCCGGTCGCCTCCCGGTCCGCGGTCGAACTCTGGGCGACCACTCCGATCCGGCGGCGCACCTCACTCTGCTGCCGGTCCACATCAAGACCCATCACCCGGGCGCTGCCTGAGGTGGCTTTCGAGAGGGTGGTGAGGATCTTCACGGTGGTTGACTTGCCGGCCCCGTTCGGACCCAGCAGCCCGAAAACGGTACCCGTGCCGGCCTCGAAGGAAACCCCCTCAAGTGCCTTGATGCCCCCCGGGTACTCCTTGGCGAGATCCTCGACCTCGATCGCGTTTCCGTCTGTCATCTCTGCTCCGGTCTGCGGTGGTTGCTTGGCAGCGCCGGCGGTGACAGTACCCGACCGGGCCAGGCCACAACCGGGCAAGGCCACGACCGGCCCATGCCACAACCGGTGGCCCGGGTGCCAGCAGGCGATCCAGCCGGTTCGCTGGACCTCCGGGTCGGCAGGGCCGGTCGCTTGCTGATCGTGCGGGACGGCGGTATCTTCATCCCACCAACAGAGGGGGTGCTCATGGGCAGGGTCGTGGCAGGGTTTCTTTCAGGGTTGCTGGTCTCAATGGTTTTCGCGGTGGGGGCGCAGGCGGCATCGGTCGCCTATCTCGACAAGGGCGGGGTATGGGTTTCATCGCTGGACGGCAAGCAGAAACGCAAGATCGCAAGCAAGACCAGGGACGGCAGGAAGTGGACCGAGCTGGCCCAGTCCGACAACGGCCGGATCGTGGCGGTGCGACGCGAGCCGGGCAAGATCTCCAACATCAACCGGTTCCAGATCTGGAGTCCGACCGGCAAACCGATCCACCTGGGGATACTGAGCGCTGAAACCGGCTGGACTTCGTACGCCTATCCGCTGTCGCTCGATCTCACCGCGGACGGACGCAACGTCGTCTATGGCTACTCGAACTACAACTACGGCTATCCGGTCGGCACACTGGAGAACGGTACATACGTCCTCTACGCCGACCGTTACCAGACCACCCCGTTCAAGATCACCGATGAGAGTTGGCCAACCACCGTCGGCAACCGGCTGGTCACCGCCCGGTCGCAGGGCACCGTAACCCGGACTATCGTGGACGTCCAGCGGACCACCGGGCAGCCGCCGTGGTCCCAGAAGTTCGATCCCTGGATTGACATCAGCGCGACCGGATACGAACTGCAGCGCACCGACGTCGCCGCCAACCGGAAGTTGGTCGCGGTTGAGGGGGTCAAGTGGGGTGGCGACGGAGCTGGCTGGGCGTCGGCGATCGTGATCGCCAGGATCAATGGTCCTGGTAGCACCCTGACCGCTAGTTGCGTGCTTCCAACGAAGGGAGAGGCGGGAGATGTGAGCATCTCTCAGGACGGGAAATCGCTTGCCTGGCATGACCGGCGGGGAGTTGTGGTTGCCGGGGCGCCGACCTTCGGTGGCACCGACACCTGCAAGTTGAAGCGACGGGTGAAGGTGATCTCGAAGACCGCCAAGCAGCCCTCGATCGGCAACGCCAAGGTGAAGGTCAAGAAGAAGCGAAAACGGCGCTGAGGACGGTCAGCCCTCCGCCGGAAGCTTCATCACCCCGGGGGTGCCGGGCTCCGGTTCGACCGGGTCGGGCCATCGGAGCGTTTCCGGCGCCTCGCGCATGCGGATGATGCGGGCCGGGACGCCACCAACCACCGCATTGGCCGGGACATCCTTGGTGACCACCGAGTTGGTGCCGATCACCGAGTTGTCGCCGACCTTTACCCCGCGGAGGATTGCGGCTCCGTAGCCGATCCAGACGTTCGCCCCGACGATCACGTCCTCCTTGTAGATCCCCTGCCTGCGGATCGCGATCTCTGTGTCAACCACCCCGTGATCGAAGTCGATGAACATGGTGCGGTCGGCGATCACGCACTCCGGCCCGATCCGGACGTGCTGGTAGCAGGAGATGGTGCATTCCTGGCCCATCACCGTCTTGTCGCCGATCTCGACCGTTCCCTCGTGGCAGCGGATCTTGGTGCCG from the Solirubrobacterales bacterium genome contains:
- a CDS encoding ATP-binding cassette domain-containing protein; amino-acid sequence: MTDGNAIEVEDLAKEYPGGIKALEGVSFEAGTGTVFGLLGPNGAGKSTTVKILTTLSKATSGSARVMGLDVDRQQSEVRRRIGVVAQSSTADREATGRENLRLQGRLYGMRGRELESRIDQLLETFKLTDSGDRIVRGYSGGMERRLTVAIALIHKPAVLFLDEPTTGLDPEVRVGMWDEISGLTRSEGTTILLTTHYLEEADHLADRLAIVDRGRIVAEGTPDELKHDLEGDAIQIEVGHEVVNGAAETALAGLDGLGVIEIREGILFTRAADGARSVPAILQRLDAAGISADSVTVSRPSLDDVYLKFTGRTMEEAEKLAEETRKAGKDRKGAAA
- a CDS encoding acyltransferase, giving the protein MIELLSFARRNRMLRPKYALLFWRYLWRRLLTRSGHRWQTGGPVFFGRDLALQTGRTGSMRFGRWVWIGDGTKIRCHEGTVEIGDKTVMGQECTISCYQHVRIGPECVIADRTMFIDFDHGVVDTEIAIRRQGIYKEDVIVGANVWIGYGAAILRGVKVGDNSVIGTNSVVTKDVPANAVVGGVPARIIRMREAPETLRWPDPVEPEPGTPGVMKLPAEG
- a CDS encoding ABC transporter permease; translated protein: MKALADTWYMADRHIRALLRQPMWIIVTLIQPIIWLVLFGGLFTTMENTPGWPPGVSFLEFITPGVIVMTAFFSAGWNGMAMIQELDRGIIDRFLVSPAARSSIILGRLLQGALSVAIQAAIVLVLAAIMGATYPGGIGGLIILVVISALLGSAFGAFSNGMALLIRKEESLIALMQFLLLPLTFLASAFIPLDLAPDWIASVAHFNPVNWAIEAGRSAAMDATPDWGLILSRTALLVAFSILMAIFATRAFRSYQRTV